TGTGCAACGGAACCAAATAAGACTATCCCATCCTAACCTTTTCCTAATCTTAGAGAAAATCAGGGTTGAAGTATCTCATATCTGCACCAATGCTCTTTGCACTTAAATGCCAAATAGACTGATTTCTAATGACAGCCATGCCACCCGAACAGACCCTTCCTACTTGGCATCGTACAAGTTGGTTCCAAGAGACCAAATCTTTCGGACCAagctaataaaataaaaatcggCAGTCCTAGATTTTTAACATTCGAACGAGTGGTCGTTGGTTAGCATTAGTAAGCAAATTATTGAAGACTAGATATTCCTTCAAAAGCGCTAAAAAATGAATGATATTCCCATGAAATGATCTGTGCTTTTTCTCCAACGTGGAAAGATGATAAGATATGTGCGTTCAGCAACCATTTGGAGTTACCAATTAAAATCCCTGTTCCTCTTATCGTTTCATTTCCTGAAAACCTTAGCACAACTTTTCTTCTCTTAATCCAAAAACAAACAAGCAACAATGGCAACCCTGTGTAAGCCTAAGAGCTGTAGCCAACGTACACGTCTCAAAAAAGGGTGGCCCCGTCAAGGTGGCAACCCTAAACCAGCCCTGGAAAAGGGTGTCCCAGTCCAAGAGGCGGATGCAGGTAATGAAGCCAGTGAGAGCTGCCCCGGATAGCATATCGGAAAAGGTGGAGAAAAGCGTCAAGGAAGTGCAGGAGGCGTGCTCGGATGACCCGGTAAGCGGAGAGTGCATAGCGGCATGGGACGAGGTGAAAGAGCTGAGTGCAGCAGCCAGCCACGCCAGGGATAAGAAGAAAGACAACGATCCTTTGGAGAATTATTGCAAAGACAACCCGAAGACAGATGAGTGCCGCACTTACGATAATGGAAGTATTATTTATATTATGACGTCCTTTTTTGTGTTTGGTGATGAAAAATTTGGAGTTGTCCTAAAACTCTTTTTAAGTTGTTAATGTCACACTGAAGATGTTATTGGTGGTTTACTTGTTAAAATCATGTAATCCTATACCATACCACACactggaaaaagaaaagaagaaaagattaaTTAAAAGAGTTTTTACGGATATATAGCATATACTATATACTCAATTCCTGTTTATGCAGACTTCTAAGCTTTATGCACCCTGGGTTTTCCTCCTGCACCAACCTCCAGCTCTTGCTTTTGGGGATTTTTATATCAATTTTGATTCAAAGGGCAACATTGAAGGCTTTGAAGAATATAAAGTGATTGACCCTTTATAAATACATTTACTTTTCCATCTTCGTTTTATTCTTTTTTAAGAAATTACAGTTACAACTATGACCCGTGTGGAATGTTGTCTTAATAATAGTTGAAGGCCGGAAGAAAAATAAAACATGAGACCAACAAATATATGACATCTTTGTAAATttacaacttttttttttagaattttaattcCTATTTTTTAgacatttaatattattaaattagatTCATTATAATATTATTCTTTTGATTATGTTACCATCAACAAAATGTCAGACtttaattttatagttaaatttttagaaataaaagtaaagaagtaaatttcaaatttttaaagaattgatatattttaacttatatatgaGATTGATTTAATTGTACACAAATGTCGATCGGGAGAAAGCAACAACCGAAGCTTGAAACTAGAGCATGACAGATGGTACCCTCATACATCCACCTGCAGAAGCTAGGACTTTAGTGTTCAAGTGAAAATAAAATGGGTTAATCCCTATTTCTGGTCATGAAATTTGGCAATAggctttaatttttgttgttgttgttgttgtttataTTAGTCTTTGTATTTGGTAATTGTTTATATtgagttttgaatttttttcctAACATTTTTAAAGGAAATATTAGGGATTaacttggaaaaaaaaattagctcTCAATGTGAGAATAATTATTAGTTTAGGGACTAACTTGAACCGTAAAAAGTGTATTCCTTAATGTGAGAACACATGCTGAGATCAAACCCCAAATAATGCATTaaaccaaataaaattttaaaaaaaattggaaatCAGAGTTAAATCTTCATTTGAAAAGGACTTGAATTGAACTGTTAATAATTTCGGACCACTAAAAATGTTTTTATCCATTTAATAAGGAGGCGAAGGCCTGCTCTCCATTTGCAATCTTCATTTCGCATCAGCATTTAAATTACATCAACAGTCCCCAGTATTACGTTTCAATCATTCAATCTTCAAAAATTAGGTACTAGTCACCGATGTTATCaagtttttacattttaattactTGTCTCATTGAGGAAATGATGTGTCATGTTAATTCAAAGGGTTAATAATTAATTTGACCTACACTAaataaacaatatttaaaaacatacaaaatcattaaaataattaaaatttaataaaacctGAAATATTTTTTGTTTGTTGATAGATATAATCCACTCGTTGGCCAGCCATAAATATATACCataaagttcaaaaaaaaaaatcaaaagtccACCCTGTCGTATGATTCGTTTACTAAATGAATGGCTTTTTGTTGAATGATGTGCAGGGAAGAATTATAAGATTAAAATGGTTTAAGCAACTAGATTCAAATGGGCAATGATTGCTAGATTGTTCCCTGGCAGAATTGACAATGCAGTAAATACCATTGGCATGTGATAATGGCTAGGAAACATAGAGACCAATCAAGCATTTACAGAAGGAGAAAGACTTTATCATCTTCTTGTTTTGCCACTCAAGCTTTCCCCTAAAGGATTGGATTTGATAATTCAAAACAATGCTACTAGTGTGACCAATCCACCATTTCATGAAGCAACATACAGAATCTGCCTCAACTACCACTCGTTTAGCCCTCACTCCTTCATTAGCTAGACTAACCCATTAATTTTTCACCACTTTTAGTGCAGTTCACAAAAGAGGTATGTTCTTTTTTAACTAACAGTAAAAATGATTAtttgcttttttttcttttcatgtgAAAAGTGGAAATAGGATTTTGGCAAGTATTATGGGGCAGCATCACCCGTTAGCCAACACAAGGAAGAAGAGTCTATCCATCATACTCGAACATATCAACCAAAGCCATAATTGGCTGTATCGAACAGGGGAGCTGCCACGGCTCCGGAATCTCGGGGATATCAATGGCATACCCGTCGGCTTCTTCCACAACTTGCAGCACCGAATTCAGAGACCGTAATCTCTCGGTCAATTCCATCGCCTGAGCTCTTAAAACATTATTGGCCGATTGCATCTCGATGTAGTATTGGGTGGCGACGCCGATCTTTTCAGAGATCTGACTGTTATCTTTCTGTAATGCGTTCACTTCCTGAACCAAATCTTGGAGCCGCTTCTGCTTCCTCATTCTTGATCGCCTTGCCGATTCACGGTTTGATAGCATTCTCTTCCTTTTCCTCTCATCGATGTTTGCGTACTGCGGATCCGAATCGGATGAACTCGCTGACCTTTGCAAAGAAGCCATAGCAAGGGAAgtgttgttctttttttttttatccgGAAGAATATTTAATATGAACTGATAAATTGAATGATAATTAAGGAATTCAAATTTCTTCAATAGTCAGAGAACTTAACTAGGGGTTAGATCTAGATGAAGGGATTGATGAACAACGAGGGGAGCTGATTCATGAGAAAACGTAGAACCAGTAAAGGAAAACAACTGAAAACGAGTGAAGAATACGAATTCGACGCATGAGGATGGCGTAGCTCATAGAAAATCTAAAATCATTGAAATAGTTCTATAATAAAGACTCAACTCCGCATTCGCAGATCAGACATGAACAATATAGTCGAAAAATAACAAACAAGCAAGTCAAGAAAAAAAAAGCCCTAGTTCTAAACCAGATCtaagataaaagaaaagaaaatgagacAAAAAAAAGTGGAGACTCGAAAgggagaaggaaaagaaaagaacaagaaaCTAAGAATACTTAGCTGGATGAAGAAAATTAAACGCGAGAATAATTGCAGAGCAGACGAAACAGGCGCTGGCAAAGGCGAATCGAAAAGAGGCTTTGAAAAGAGGGGATGGAGGCTTTTATAGGCAAATGAGGAAGGACTTGATTGGGTGTTGGATTAGATTAGTGGATAAAATAATGATGAGGTGGAGGGGTATTTAAGGTCTTTTCACTGAGTAACTTAGTGGTTGGGTGTCAGTGCTGACGTGCAAAGTAACGCCAGCTTTACGTTCAGCACTTTCTTAGCACTTTCCagcccttttttttattttggaataTACCCTATGGATTCTTTTTATTTCCTATttccaataaaaattaaaaattaaatcatacCACgcaatttttaaaagtaaaattaaattaaaatataaatcttAAAAGAGGGAATGActgataaaatttttataaaagtttcaaaatttaaaaatcaatatttttaataattgttttgataatatttttaaatttttactctaaATCGTGTCACGTAAGATATAACatcttatttaataattaaattaataattttaataatagaaTAGCATTATTGTATAAcattgatattttgaaaatataattAGAATGTTTAAAAGTTTAGGGACCATTTTAGAATTAAAGTTATAGTTTGAGATGTATGGTCCAAttaactttaatatatatatatatatatatatatattgggtgAAAAACATAGAAATAGAATTACGTCAAGATGAATTGAACAAAAGTATCATTAATCTTGTCTTGTCGAATGAGTTCCAGAACTTCATTCGGGGCAATAACATAAACCTAAAGACTTGAATTCTTGCCTAGACTCAATTTCGCCAAACAATCAACAACTTTGTTAAAATCTCTATAGACATATTTGATGCACCATTGCCCTTCAGTTCTCATAATTCATCGTACTCTTTTGAGCACAGTAATATCAGAGTCTGTCATCATATTTTCTTATAAAGCCCTGGCAATCTCTAGATTATTCGTGTGAATCGTGGCCCTTTTAAAACCTTTGCTAAGCATCACCAGTAGACCATCTAATATTCCTCAAAGTTCTGCTTCAAATATTAAGCATCATCCCAAACAATAATTAAACCCCAAGATCTAATTCCCACGTTGATCGCGTAAAACACCCCCAACAGAAGCTCTCCCATCACTGCTAGTAACTACACCATCAGTGAACAAATTAACCTACATGTTGGCCATGTGTGTTTGAGAAGTAGTTGTTAGAGAGGATTGCTGGTTGACTCATGACTAAGATCGAACTGTTGTGCCCAACTAATGTAAACCTTAATAGTTTCAAGAGGCGTCCAAGTGATGCATTGAAAAATGAACAAGTTATTGTATTTCCAAATACGCCATGCAATTAGCCCGAAGAGACAAGACTAAGAAACCCCTCGTTCAGACAATCACACATTTGATCAAAGATTAGAAGTCAACCAATCCTGTAAAAATCTGAAAAAGAAATGACTTTGTCTATTGCTAGGAATGACTTGTAACCAAGCTTTCTTCCCAGCCAAGCAATCTTTAAGAGCATGAAGAGTATCCTCAATTTCACAACCGCAATTAGGACAAGAGCTATTATGGTTGATTCCCCGCCTAGAATGCTCCAAATTAATTAGAAGCTTTTGCTTAGAAGCTAACCAAAGGAAAATTTTTACTCTCTGTGACCCCTaaactttatatatttattaatttaaaaaaagttTTACTCACTATTTGGCCTCTGAACTATactcattttcccattttagtacatgaacttttttttttcgttttggtATCTATATTTTACTCTattacatgttttattaaataaaagCTAATCGTGCTAAAAAAAGTTGGCCAATGAAAACATGTCATGTCATGAAGAACATGACACACTGATTGATAGCGTGGTATGGTTACCAAAGTTAACTGATGTTGACCATgtaatcaataaaaattattaaaaatggttaaaatttatgaaaattattagaaaatactaaacaattataaaagtaattaaaaagtgTTCTCGGAGCTTATATTATTCATTTTGGGTTGATGGGTTTTTATTTTGGtaatatatatgatttgtaaAAAATTAACTATGGGAATGaagtatatattttataatttttcaaattttaaaaagttattgaaatttataaaaaatgtaaaatatttaaaatgttataaaaatattaaaaattataaaaatatatacttcATTAAAACACCTACAgtcaaattttctttttctttttacaaattgtaaagaaagccaaaagaaaaaaaactcacTACTCAATATTGAATAATATAACCTTCTAAATCacaagttttaattattttaatattattttaatattttataatttttcaatattttaaattttaaaaatatttttagatatttttacgattttctacattttttacattttaaattttttaattttaaatgatttttgttTGATCAACATGAGTCAACGTAGGTCAACTTTGGTCAACCTTCCATAGTATCGATCAACATACCACATTACCGGTCAATATGCAAAGTCATAGATGACGTGGTGTGTTTTCATTGGTTAACTTTTTTAAAAGGTACTAACACGGATAATAGAATAAAGTTTAGATCTTAAAATGggacaaaaataataatatcaaagtgagaaaagaatataattcaagagCAAAATAGTGAGTAAAGGTAgtttaaaataactaaaatactaGTTAATAAATCTTATTAAAAAATTGACTtgtaatttgaatttatttttgtgGTGAACTTGTCAATTGGGTCATAATATCCTCGAGTTTATGGTAAGAATTTTATATTTGGTAAGGGTGAATAATCGGTTTGGTCGGTTTTTTTA
This is a stretch of genomic DNA from Gossypium arboreum isolate Shixiya-1 chromosome 11, ASM2569848v2, whole genome shotgun sequence. It encodes these proteins:
- the LOC108473029 gene encoding calvin cycle protein CP12-2, chloroplastic-like — translated: MQVMKPVRAAPDSISEKVEKSVKEVQEACSDDPVSGECIAAWDEVKELSAAASHARDKKKDNDPLENYCKDNPKTDECRTYDNGSIIYIMTSFFVFGDEKFGVVLKLFLSC
- the LOC108471076 gene encoding bZIP transcription factor 53-like → MASLQRSASSSDSDPQYANIDERKRKRMLSNRESARRSRMRKQKRLQDLVQEVNALQKDNSQISEKIGVATQYYIEMQSANNVLRAQAMELTERLRSLNSVLQVVEEADGYAIDIPEIPEPWQLPCSIQPIMALVDMFEYDG